One Synechococcus sp. MU1617 DNA window includes the following coding sequences:
- a CDS encoding DUF3303 domain-containing protein, whose protein sequence is MQHYLIVWTFPTVEGAWESCPGFADYINAGAPGDAFDGFALKYRVCEPISGSGVAIAVASDIGKVWAHLGPWIKDFGIQFDVTAVVSDAEFAAMWPMVEAAASVN, encoded by the coding sequence ATGCAGCACTACTTGATCGTTTGGACCTTCCCGACCGTTGAGGGGGCCTGGGAGTCGTGCCCTGGCTTTGCTGACTACATCAATGCGGGAGCACCTGGTGATGCGTTCGACGGCTTTGCTCTCAAATACCGCGTCTGTGAACCGATCAGCGGTAGTGGTGTTGCCATTGCCGTTGCCAGTGACATCGGCAAGGTGTGGGCGCATCTCGGCCCTTGGATCAAAGACTTCGGTATTCAGTTCGACGTCACCGCCGTGGTTTCGGACGCCGAATTTGCTGCGATGTGGCCGATGGTGGAAGCTGCAGCATCCGTCAACTGA
- a CDS encoding RNA-binding protein — MTIFIGNLSWDAEREDLTHLFSQYGEVSKCSLPLDRETGRKRGFAFVDLSNEADEQSAIDDLQNVEWMGRAISVRKAEPRR, encoded by the coding sequence TTGACGATCTTCATTGGAAATCTCTCCTGGGACGCTGAGCGGGAGGATCTCACGCATCTGTTCAGTCAGTACGGCGAGGTGAGCAAATGCTCCTTGCCCCTCGACCGGGAGACGGGCCGCAAGCGTGGTTTCGCTTTTGTGGATCTCAGCAACGAAGCCGATGAGCAGTCGGCGATCGACGACCTGCAGAACGTTGAGTGGATGGGCCGTGCCATCTCCGTTCGCAAGGCCGAACCCCGCCGCTGA
- a CDS encoding glycosyltransferase family 2 protein, giving the protein MTLALLEPLLFLAAAGSASAGLLILQLGLQRVFAVAPRLKPAQSDAAPDTSLTVVIPAFNEAHNIEACVGCVLASEPPCRDWSVLVVDDDSTDSTVENAIRAGSGASHFRLIQAGPRPVNERWVGKNWACSKAVEQVSSDWLLFIDADVRLKPDALQRALAQALDEDADLLSLAPRLSCGCLAEWMVQPIMASLLGLGFPILETNDPASPVAFAAGPFMLFKASTYMQIGGHRALAGEVVEDLALARAIKGGGHRLRYLLGLDAVDLRMYSDLAALWEGWTKNWFLGLDRDPVKALGAALVVLLMFTVPWLLLPASLVLLWLQPLLANLWCWLMALASLAILQQLLLRLWTRSNFDVPLSYWWLMGAGGLLVGAIGPVSIWRTRTGRGWTWKGRSLN; this is encoded by the coding sequence TTGACGCTTGCCTTGCTTGAGCCTCTGCTGTTTCTTGCTGCGGCTGGTTCGGCTTCAGCGGGATTGTTGATCCTGCAGTTGGGTCTGCAACGGGTGTTTGCTGTTGCACCGCGCTTGAAGCCGGCTCAGTCGGACGCTGCTCCGGACACCTCGCTGACCGTGGTGATCCCCGCCTTCAACGAGGCCCATAACATCGAAGCTTGTGTTGGCTGCGTGCTGGCCAGTGAGCCTCCCTGCCGGGATTGGTCGGTGCTGGTGGTGGATGACGATTCCACCGATTCAACGGTCGAGAACGCCATTCGCGCTGGCTCTGGAGCGTCTCACTTCCGCCTGATTCAGGCCGGTCCCAGGCCCGTCAACGAACGCTGGGTGGGCAAGAACTGGGCCTGCAGCAAGGCCGTTGAACAGGTCTCCAGCGATTGGCTGTTGTTCATCGATGCCGATGTTCGGCTCAAGCCCGATGCGCTGCAACGGGCCCTTGCCCAGGCCCTTGATGAGGATGCTGATCTGCTGAGCCTGGCGCCGCGGTTGAGCTGCGGATGCTTGGCGGAATGGATGGTGCAGCCGATCATGGCCAGCCTGCTGGGCCTCGGTTTTCCCATCCTTGAAACCAACGACCCGGCATCGCCGGTGGCGTTTGCAGCAGGACCTTTCATGTTGTTCAAGGCGTCCACCTACATGCAGATCGGTGGCCACCGGGCCCTGGCTGGCGAGGTGGTGGAAGATCTGGCCCTCGCTCGCGCCATCAAGGGCGGCGGCCATCGGCTTCGTTATCTGCTGGGGCTTGATGCGGTCGATCTGCGGATGTACAGCGACCTGGCGGCTCTCTGGGAGGGCTGGACCAAGAACTGGTTTCTGGGCTTGGACCGGGATCCCGTCAAAGCCCTCGGAGCCGCCTTGGTTGTGTTGTTGATGTTCACAGTGCCCTGGCTGTTGTTGCCGGCATCGCTCGTGCTGCTCTGGCTCCAGCCCCTGCTGGCGAATCTTTGGTGTTGGTTGATGGCCCTGGCGAGCTTGGCCATCCTTCAACAGCTGCTGCTGCGGCTGTGGACGCGCAGCAACTTTGATGTGCCCCTCAGCTATTGGTGGCTGATGGGAGCTGGTGGGTTGCTAGTGGGTGCGATTGGCCCTGTCTCGATTTGGCGCACCCGTACAGGACGCGGCTGGACCTGGAAAGGCCGGTCCCTGAATTAA